TTgaagttctctctttgtttgATTGAATGCAGAACTTGTACATAACCTTGTCAAATTCCAGAGGCTCAACGGTGGCGCCTCCTACTATAGTTCATTCTTCTGTTCTGCTCACATTCGGTATCTCATCAAGGTTGAAGCAGCTTTCTCAAACTATCACTGGCTCCCATTCTAAAAACCTCGGCCTAAACCACACCGTATTTGGTAAAGTTAAGCAAGTCCGTCTTTCCTCAGTCTTGCCACAGTCACCAGTCAAATCGTTACCCCCTTCGCCTTCCCCTTCTCCTCAACCTGAACACTACTACCATCATCATCGCCATCGTCATCATGACCACCGCCATGAACTTGCTCCAGAACCTTCACCTGCAACTAAGAGCTTTGCACCTGCATCTGCGCCAACCAAACACTTACATTTACACCGGAGAAGCCCACCTCCTTGCCCTTACGAGCAGAGGAGACCAAAAGGAAACAATGCTCTGAACCATCACACTGCAGCACCAACGCCTGCACCACACCGGTCTAAGCAACACGCACCAGCACCAAATCGGTCTAAGCAACACGCACCAGCACCAAACCGGTCTAAGCAACACGCACCAAACCCCACCCCGGCAAGTCATCATCATGCTATTCCAGTATCTAGCCCACTTCCCCACGTCGTATTTGCTCATATCCCACCTCCAGCGAGGAACACTCCAGAATCAGGACCAACCGGTGAAAAAACTCCGGCACCTTCTCCCACTCCATGTAAGTCTTTCTTCTGTTTACAACATCTGCTGCATCCATGGATTTGCTGGTTCACTTAACTAAAACATCTtaaatcttttgtttttaacaGCTTCAGCGAGCATAAGTCCAACCTTCAAAACGGCATCAACGAAGCTGCTTGTAATAGTAGCCGTTGTAATCATCTGTctgtaaaacaaaacaaaaaaaaaggcgCCGGAAGACACTGCTTTAAACGATCAAGCTGTAAAAAGAAGAAGCAGCAGTTCGTAAAAGCAGAACTCATCATCCGGTTACAACATCCAAGGTAATTGTATAAAGGAACACAAGTCCAAAACAAAATGTATGTATGGAAAATGAGAGAGTTTATGTAAAAGAGTTGTTGAGGTTTGCAACACAAAAATGTGTCTTGCTGCACCTAACATCcgagaaaaaagaaacaaaacttatatataaaaatctctgtttttgtatataaaagtCTCATTCAAATTGTGTTCTTCACATCTGTAGT
The window above is part of the Brassica napus cultivar Da-Ae chromosome C8, Da-Ae, whole genome shotgun sequence genome. Proteins encoded here:
- the BNAC08G27490D gene encoding uncharacterized protein BNAC08G27490D isoform X1 codes for the protein MGKNSDEEHSLPPRSDGAAADTARNSQGGNRCSGCCCSARISRCFSLRCVLILAFSAAVFLSAVFWLPPFLGLPDPRDLDLDPRFKDHRIVASFDVEKPVSFLEDNLLQLENDITDEISVPMIKVVVLALERLENLNRTMVVFAIDPEKKSSKIPSEIESLIKAAFQTLVEKELSFRLTESLFGQPFLFEVLKFPGGITVIPSHPVFPLQKAQLLFNFTLNFSIYQIQSNFEELTSQLKKGINLAPYENLYITLSNSRGSTVAPPTIVHSSVLLTFGISSRLKQLSQTITGSHSKNLGLNHTVFGKVKQVRLSSVLPQSPVKSLPPSPSPSPQPEHYYHHHRHRHHDHRHELAPEPSPATKSFAPASAPTKHLHLHRRSPPPCPYEQRRPKGNNALNHHTAAPTPAPHRSKQHAPAPNRSKQHAPAPNRSKQHAPNPTPASHHHAIPVSSPLPHVVFAHIPPPARNTPESGPTGEKTPAPSPTPSSASISPTFKTASTKLLVIVAVVIICL
- the BNAC08G27490D gene encoding uncharacterized protein BNAC08G27490D isoform X2; this translates as MGKNSDEEHSLPPRSDGAAADTARNSQGGNRCSGCCCSARISRCFSLRCVLILAFSAAVFLSAVFWLPPFLGLPDPRDLDLDPRFKDHRIVASFDVEKPVSFLEDNLLQLENDITDEISVPMIKVVVLALERLENLNRTMVVFAIDPEKKSSKIPSEIESLIKAAFQTLVEKELSFRLTESLFGQPFLFEVLKFPGGITVIPSHPVFPLQKAQLLFNFTLNFSIYQIQSNFEELTSQLKKGINLAPYENLYITLSNSRGSTVAPPTIVHSSVLLTFGISSRLKQLSQTITGSHSKNLGLNHTVFGKVKQVRLSSVLPQSPVKSLPPSPSPSPQPEHYYHHHRHRHHDHRHELAPEPSPATKSFAPASAPTKHLHLHRRSPPPCPYEQRRPKGNNALNHHTAAPTPAPHRSKQHAPAPNRSKQHAPNPTPASHHHAIPVSSPLPHVVFAHIPPPARNTPESGPTGEKTPAPSPTPSSASISPTFKTASTKLLVIVAVVIICL